The genomic interval GCATTTTTCCTGCCAAGACCGACTTCCCTGAGGAACTCACCCAATTTGTAGAACTTTTTCTCTTTCAAATATGCAAGTGACACTGCCCGGATTCCTTCTTTCTCTATAAGAATTCTGGATCTTCTAAGGCAGCCATAAGCAGCTTCCATCTGAGTCAGAGAACCAAACTTGCTATAATATATAACGAAGGCATTTCCAGTACGAGAGTCCACACAGAAACCCTTCGAAACCATTTCCTCCAACatatttttcatcatttccagtTGCCCTCTTTTGCCGAAGCAAGAAATAGCCACTTTGTAAAGTTCAGGAAACAATTCTAAGTCCCTTGAGCTCAACTGGCGCACAATTCTGGTTATTTCATCAAAATGGCCATTATTTCCATAAGCATCAATTAATTCTGAAATAATTTGAATATTAGGAACGAAAGAACTATTCAACATCTCATCCCAAATGGCCTGGGCCTGTGTGAAATATCCATTATCTGCATAGCACAATACCATAGCTGACAGGACAGAGTAGTTAGGCAGAATTCCTTCAGATTTCATCTCAAGTAAAAGCTCCTCTGCCACGGGAAGCATTTTTTTCTTACCCAATGTACGTATTAATGAAATAGAATCCATATCAACACTTCCTTCTAGCTTCCAGTGCCCACATATCTGTTAATGACCCAAAGAAAAACAAGTTAAATAAATATAACGCCCATTAaagaaaaatttctaaaattgcCCATTTGGCAAGGACATAAACAAGAACCAACATATGTATGAATATGTGAAGAAACTTATAATTATAAAGTTCACAGATGGATCCTAATAACTGGAAACAAATGCCtatccaccaaaaaaaaaaatccaggcGCCCACAGAAGCAGCCTTGCGATTTTTGGGGGTTAATTATGAAATTCCATTTATAACCTTGAAAAAAATTTCATATAtcacattgcattttggagaaaaaatttgttggggtggggtggggtggggtggggcGGGGTGGAGGGGGGCAGGGACAGAGAGTTATGCAATCCATAATTACATGATAACAAAATAAATCCTATAAAATTTCACATTCATTTCTCTTTTTTCACAAGGATTCAAAATGCATAAGCAAGTCTAGGTGATGAAACCAGATGTGGCATAAGTGATGACAAAAACATTacatacaataaaacataaatagaaTCAGCAAAAGTAGATCAACGTTTGCATTTCAGTAAAGGTCCAGGCATGCAAAAGGAAGAGGGAAcactttgtgtgtgtgtgtgtgtgtgggcccTTGATGGATCAGGATTCTGGATGCCCTAGCCCAGTTTCTCAAAATGCAAATTGAGTTGGTTTAATAGATCAAGGGAATGTCTACTCTCATCCTGTTCCTAGGGGTTCAAAATGTATATTCTTATCCTATTCCATGTTTGAACTTTGAAGTACAAATTTTCGCATTGCCATTTGCCCTATGATGACAACAATTCTTTGTTAAGCAACCAGTTCCTTATATATCATGACAattctattcctaggaatacACATTTTGCATACCCACATAACTCTAGCATAGTAAAAGGTCAAATATAATAAAGCAACCAGATGTTCAATAGAAAAGTGATCAAATATTTCAGTTCAGCTGGAGTCCAGGTAGGCAATGGGATGGGAAAGAACATACTTGTTTTGTGCAGAGAACCTAGTTGGATCATGACTTGGTCTGAGAAATTCTTGGGTGTACCCAGCACACAACATGGATATGTGACCCTCCATTTACACCGCACAAAGTTGTTATAATTATAAAAGTGTGAGTTCTATATATTAAAAAGCCCTCTTGAATCCCGTACAACACATCGCTAAACCCACACTTCTATGATCATGTGATGCAATATAAATGGAGAGCTAAACATCCATGTGGTGTGGCAAGGCACCGAAGAATTCTTTTGATCCGAAGGTAGCAGTGTTCCATCTTTTATGTTTTTCCATTTATTTTCTGTTGAACCTAGGTTTTGGACAAGAAAATTTCACAAGACATTCTTTTACAAAGGATTGACTTATCAGTTGAACAAACAGTATTTGTGAATACTAATATTACTTGGTCGCTGCTTAAGCTTTTCTTcgtttaaaaaaagaaaaaaaactgtGTACAGGAACTTGAATTTTCTGGAGTTTCGAAGGTCTAACATAACTAAAGAAGCAATCTGCACAACAAGtaaaaatattcatattatatagCAGCTAGTAATACAATTTTAACAAAAAACAATTCTGGATAAAAGAGATTTCTTGGTAGTTTCAAAGTTTTAACCGAACAAAATAAGCGATCTGTGCAACAGGTAAAATCAAGCACGATGCCATAAGAGAAACCCCGAAAGAATTCATATAAAAAGGactccaaaaaccctaaaactaataaTTATCGACCAGAGTTAACTTCTTTCGAAGTGCAAAATTGCTGCCAAGGCAATTACTGCAAAATATGGTTTTACAAACGAACACAAGAATATCAAATAATAAATACACGCGCATACCTTACGAGCTAAAGCTCGATCTGCGGAACAGCGTTGGCGggaataaaccctaaaactctttGATTTGGGAGGTCTCAGGAGGCACAAACGACAGCTCCCGGCGAGAAGATACTGAGTTTCCATTTGCCGACGGTTGAGAGATGCCGGGCGGCTGCGAACTGTCGAGACCCAACCAGTGCTTCGGTCGTTTGgtttatttttaaagattttacTTAATTTCACTTTCCTTCTTAAAATCTTTATTGTAGTAatttaatcattaaaatttttatttttattcttatttttttataaaaaaaaaaaactaaactaatcttaaaataaaattctaaacattaaaattttataattgcAGGAATAAGATATAGAGAAAATACTACAGATTAGAAAATGTTTTAAGGCACGTTACAATatcgttttccttaaaacgttatttgttCCCACCAGATTGGTATGTATTAAACCATCAAATGCGTTTTCAGGATACAATCAAACTTAAAATATGATCTAATATCAGTTTGCGTTATATACAAATGAAAACTAATCACAGACACCATTAGAATAATCTGAACAAATTTTCTGGAATTTCATTTTTGCAAAAAATAGAATCCAAATTTGCAAAAGATATCATTTGTGGAAACTTTATGTAAGAGAGTGAAgcataaaatcatgaattttatatatatttcatggAGCTAATTCTTTCTATTTATAGATAGAATTATGTCTTTTCTGAAAGGTTCAACTAGCGTTGATCTGGTCGTGTCCCTAGTCGCGCCGcttgatcttaaaaaatataagattactTTTAAGTCATCCGATCATGATCAAGTGTTAAGTGTTTGTGCACCAACTAAATATGCCACTAACACCCTACAGCCCACGTCACGCATTCGAGTGCGTGTGCAGACGGTTCGCACCATCTTAGGGTAAACTAGAGTGCACACTAACACTTTCTCTTAACCaattttaagagattattccaccttatcatttattaatgaccgTTTCATTTTCCACTTTTTTCAATATGGTACAAACCCACATTACATTAAATATTCCTCATGAATgctttaaaaaattcataaatggaagactttgaaaacccacaaaatcgtatattttagaaaatatttcaacaataattaattttcaaaaaaaaaaagtcctaATTCATTAGAATTTTAtaaatttgtagcacaatttactatttaaaaatttaatgattTGATTATAAATTACAGATTTTATTAGATTTTAACTAATTAGCTTAGGTTGTTCTTATGCAATCGATTAAAGTAAGGTGTACATGtgtatattaaaaaatttatgtcTGTATGattgattcattatatctataTCAAAATTCATTGTGAAGATCATGACTttgatattttaatatattttacatTATTACTTAATGCTGAgaacttgaatttggatttgaatgtATTCGAATAAATTTaagtacaattttatattacacctaaatcaaatccaacacaaattcaaatctaaagtcTCTTTCAATACAAGGTTATGGCTATTCTTGGTGTTGCAATGCTTTAAGCTAATAATATTTAGTGagatattatatgttataatatgTTTGGTAAAATTTGTATTAGGCaaccttttattatttttttttgtaattatatatttatttactttacATGTGAAATGGTAGATATTTTGTaactaaatatttattttatgtttgaaattgtgtttatatatataagtcTGATTcgattaaaaataaattaaaatatctaAATTGTTGacctaaatttatataaattttaatttatgatttAAACTCTAATTTCAACAAAGATGGAATTTATAAACGCCCACATACCCATTCCACCattttatatttatgtgattgattaTGCAAATGAGTTGTGTAACTTATTTGTATACTAAGAATTTCTAATTTAAAATGATACCCAGtccaaaaaattattaaaaagaaaaaaagaaaaagaaaaaaagtaaaatGATACCCATTCTACCATTTTAAAGTTGGGTGTCATCTTTGACTGCACCTTAATGGGTCAAGCTCTGTTTCCTTTGTACTTTTCTTCTCCATACGCAAGTATGTAGTCAACTGCAGTGTCATCCTCGAGTGTTATTTTGACTATGTAATCACTAGGAGAAATTTAGTCATCCATGTAAAATTTTTATATCGGTGAAAAAGActaattaatttggaatattttacaaaaaatgaTTCTTTGAATTAaggattttatttggaaaaaaatagaaagaaaatttatttccgttattaaaaatagaagtttgttttaatttaatttaaaaaatgagaaaaaattaaatttaattatatataaaattaattttttgttcataaattggt from Malania oleifera isolate guangnan ecotype guangnan chromosome 9, ASM2987363v1, whole genome shotgun sequence carries:
- the LOC131164393 gene encoding pentatricopeptide repeat-containing protein At3g42630, with protein sequence METQYLLAGSCRLCLLRPPKSKSFRVYSRQRCSADRALARKICGHWKLEGSVDMDSISLIRTLAMVLCYADNGYFTQAQAIWDEMLNSSFVPNIQIISELIDAYGNNGHFDEITRIVRQLSSRDLELFPELYKVAISCFGKRGQLEMMKNMLEEMVSKGFCVDSRTGNAFVIYYSKFGSLTQMEAAYGCLRRSRILIEKEGIRAVSLAYLKEKKFYKLGEFLREVGLGRKNAGNLLWNLLLLSYAANFKMKSLQREFLRMVDAGFRPDVTTFNIRALAFSKMALFWDLHLSIEHMNHEKVVPDLVTYGCVVDAYLDKRLGRNLDFVLSKMNLDDSPVELTDPFVFEVLGKGDFHSSSEAFLEFKRGRQWTYRQLVAIYLKKHYRRNQIFWNY